One region of Mucilaginibacter gotjawali genomic DNA includes:
- a CDS encoding TMEM175 family protein, whose protein sequence is MRKKAAVLYNKKNRIEWRSHEPSRLETFSDAVFAFAVTLIIVSLEVPKTFTELFETMKGTVSFAACFAALFQIWNQQNIFFRRYGLNDGLTVALNGMLLFVVLVYAYPLKFLFGLLFFDNAYTVNGHTHEMISTPQTPALMLIYGAGYTAINLLFFLMYATAKKHSEVLKLKPVEVFETQTVTYLYLILTLIGVSAMLLAWLLPVEYAGFSGFFYSLIGFAYWFWYSYRGKKARKKFGPATEPAS, encoded by the coding sequence ATGAGAAAAAAAGCAGCAGTCCTGTATAATAAGAAAAACCGGATAGAGTGGCGAAGCCATGAGCCCTCGCGGCTTGAAACATTCAGCGATGCCGTTTTTGCCTTTGCGGTTACGCTCATTATCGTTTCACTGGAAGTGCCCAAAACATTTACCGAACTTTTTGAAACCATGAAAGGCACCGTTAGTTTCGCTGCCTGTTTCGCCGCGCTGTTTCAGATCTGGAACCAGCAAAATATTTTCTTCAGGCGCTATGGTTTAAATGATGGCTTAACAGTGGCTCTTAACGGCATGTTATTATTTGTAGTGCTGGTTTATGCCTATCCGCTAAAGTTTTTGTTCGGCCTGCTGTTTTTTGACAATGCTTATACCGTTAACGGTCACACTCACGAAATGATCAGCACCCCGCAAACGCCTGCTTTAATGTTAATTTATGGCGCAGGGTACACCGCTATTAATTTGCTTTTCTTTTTAATGTATGCTACAGCTAAAAAACATTCAGAAGTTTTAAAGCTAAAACCAGTTGAGGTGTTTGAAACCCAAACCGTAACTTATCTTTATTTAATTCTTACCTTAATAGGCGTATCTGCCATGCTTTTAGCCTGGCTTTTGCCTGTTGAATATGCCGGATTTTCGGGATTTTTTTATAGTTTGATAGGGTTTGCTTACTGGTTTTGGTATAGCTATCGCGGCAAAAAGGCCAGGAAAAAATTTGGCCCGGCTACTGAACCTGCTTCTTAG
- a CDS encoding zinc dependent phospholipase C family protein: protein MKPFLRLTIALILITICSSWGFYAHYRINRLAVFTLPAAMEGFYKANIDYVTQHAVSADKRRYVDSTEAPRHYLNADHYGKNPFAKIPQNWDDAAIKYTADTLLKYGTVPWVIQNNYYRLVKAFKAHDTTAILNTSANLGHYIADAHVPLHLTQNYNGQLTRQTGIHALWESRLPELFGDHYHIYIGKARYINEPLKEAFKICRASYNEADSVLRFERILNRTFPSSKKYVTVKRGNKQVRDYSVAYSKAYQKILNRMVERRMRSAILAVGSYWFSAWVDAGQPDLDKLIKQPLSDADNKKVAKEETWFKAGKSLALTH from the coding sequence ATGAAACCCTTCCTGAGGCTAACCATCGCCTTAATATTAATTACCATTTGTTCCTCCTGGGGTTTTTATGCCCATTACCGTATCAACAGGTTGGCTGTTTTTACGCTGCCTGCGGCGATGGAAGGATTTTACAAAGCGAATATTGATTACGTTACCCAGCATGCCGTCAGCGCTGATAAAAGGCGTTATGTTGATTCAACCGAAGCACCACGCCACTACCTGAATGCCGACCACTACGGTAAAAACCCTTTTGCAAAGATCCCGCAGAACTGGGATGACGCGGCAATAAAATATACCGCAGATACTTTGCTCAAATATGGCACGGTACCCTGGGTCATTCAAAACAACTATTACCGGCTGGTAAAAGCCTTTAAGGCACATGATACCACTGCCATTTTAAATACCTCGGCAAACCTTGGCCATTATATTGCTGATGCACATGTTCCGCTGCACCTTACCCAAAACTATAACGGGCAGTTAACCCGCCAAACGGGCATCCATGCGCTGTGGGAAAGCCGGCTGCCGGAGCTCTTTGGCGACCATTATCACATTTATATTGGCAAAGCCAGGTATATTAACGAGCCACTGAAGGAAGCTTTTAAAATATGCCGGGCGTCCTATAATGAAGCCGACTCTGTTTTGCGCTTTGAGCGGATCCTGAACAGAACATTCCCTTCATCAAAAAAATACGTTACAGTAAAGCGCGGCAACAAACAGGTAAGGGATTATTCCGTTGCTTATTCAAAAGCCTATCAAAAAATACTGAACCGGATGGTAGAACGCCGGATGCGGTCGGCTATTCTGGCTGTTGGCAGTTATTGGTTTTCTGCATGGGTGGATGCCGGGCAGCCCGACCTGGATAAACTCATCAAACAACCGCTCAGCGATGCCGATAATAAGAAGGTCGCAAAGGAAGAAACTTGGTTCAAAGCCGGAAAATCATTAGCTTTAACTCATTGA
- the rpsT gene encoding 30S ribosomal protein S20 codes for MANHKSSLKRIRSNAAKRLRNRYQAKTTRNAIKKLRGTTSKADAAPLLTKVISMLDRLAKKNVIHKNKASNNKSKLTKFVNALK; via the coding sequence ATGGCAAATCATAAATCATCATTAAAAAGGATCCGCTCTAACGCTGCGAAGCGCTTACGCAACAGGTACCAGGCTAAAACCACCAGGAACGCCATTAAAAAATTAAGAGGAACTACCAGCAAGGCTGATGCGGCACCTCTTTTAACAAAAGTAATTTCGATGCTTGACCGTTTGGCCAAAAAGAATGTTATTCATAAAAACAAAGCATCGAATAACAAATCAAAGCTTACTAAATTTGTAAACGCCTTAAAATAA
- a CDS encoding tetratricopeptide repeat-containing sensor histidine kinase gives MRIYFTLALLLITVTCFGFVNRGRVDSLKTLVTSSLKSQSEPDTLRINRLNSLAGNYFDSNPDSTLYYAQKGVALSRKINYKAGIADGLVQTAHANYFKGKFKQAILEFDEAILIYKKLNDNTGLSNCYMLYGRMYNLLANYNEALTYLKLALDLNKKYKNEAYESDCYKNMGIVYYSEGQLSTALDYYYKALFIALKLHNKAFMAADYNDIGVVLQSMELYPKALEYYKKSLKLFAGTKDLNGVGTIYENIGEVMMNQKNYDRAIFYCTKSINIAKKQDDKDGMMSDYTDLGLCYGHKGQFEKAISNLDTSLQISSKYKNVYNEACTLIGFGTVYNMQKDYKNAYKYAMEGQSLAVKLGNLSVRSNAALQLNKTLAGLGRFDDAYKLLRQYIELKDSLNNNESIQKLTSYNLELNFATKQKQLAQQQLDRDILYQQRIKQQRLINTIFLIIILGMIAISVVYYRQKRKQQKINLMLEEKNREVVEQKTSIDDQAQKLNDLNTLKDRLISVLAHDLRAPLSTLRGLFSLLQDDTISHQQLLDMIPGVLKKLEYTSDFLDTLLFWINSQMENFENSAKSFYVKDIVAFEAESYHEQAGLKGITLIDSVPDDIVASADPNSIRIVIRNLITNAIKFSRENDTIEISAKRQDKQNYVITVRDTGTGMSEEQLNKLFKSKVNSKTGTNNESGTGMGMLFCKDLVEKCSGRIWVTSTPGQGTSFSFTVPLGVINETRLEVA, from the coding sequence TTGAGGATTTATTTTACCCTGGCTTTATTATTGATCACGGTTACCTGTTTCGGTTTTGTAAACCGGGGCCGCGTTGATAGTTTGAAAACCCTCGTGACTTCTTCGCTCAAAAGTCAATCGGAACCTGATACATTAAGAATAAACAGGTTAAATTCCCTTGCCGGAAATTATTTCGACTCAAACCCTGACAGTACGCTATATTACGCACAAAAAGGGGTAGCGCTTTCGCGTAAAATTAATTACAAAGCCGGTATCGCGGATGGCCTGGTTCAAACCGCGCATGCCAATTATTTTAAAGGAAAATTTAAGCAGGCCATACTGGAGTTTGACGAAGCTATTTTAATATACAAGAAATTAAATGACAATACCGGCTTAAGCAATTGTTATATGCTTTATGGCCGCATGTATAATTTGCTTGCTAACTATAACGAGGCGCTAACTTATTTAAAACTAGCGCTCGACCTTAATAAAAAATATAAAAACGAGGCATATGAATCTGATTGCTATAAAAACATGGGCATTGTTTATTATAGCGAGGGCCAGTTATCAACCGCGCTTGATTATTACTATAAAGCGTTATTTATTGCGCTGAAGCTGCATAATAAAGCTTTTATGGCTGCGGATTATAATGATATTGGTGTGGTGCTGCAGAGCATGGAACTTTACCCGAAAGCGCTTGAATATTATAAAAAATCATTAAAACTATTTGCCGGAACAAAGGATTTGAATGGGGTGGGTACGATATATGAAAATATCGGCGAGGTGATGATGAATCAAAAGAATTATGACCGCGCGATTTTTTATTGCACCAAATCAATCAATATTGCCAAAAAGCAGGATGACAAGGATGGGATGATGTCTGATTATACCGACCTTGGTTTATGTTACGGCCATAAGGGGCAGTTTGAAAAAGCCATCAGTAACCTTGATACTTCATTGCAAATCTCGAGCAAATACAAAAATGTTTACAACGAAGCCTGCACCCTGATAGGGTTTGGAACCGTTTATAACATGCAGAAGGATTATAAAAATGCATACAAATACGCAATGGAGGGGCAAAGCCTGGCCGTTAAACTTGGTAATTTGTCGGTTCGGTCAAATGCGGCGCTGCAGCTAAATAAAACTTTGGCGGGTCTGGGGCGATTTGATGATGCCTATAAGTTATTAAGGCAATACATTGAATTGAAGGATAGCCTCAACAATAATGAAAGCATACAAAAGTTAACCTCCTATAACCTGGAACTTAATTTTGCCACCAAACAGAAGCAGTTGGCACAACAGCAGCTTGACCGGGATATCCTGTACCAGCAGCGCATTAAACAGCAGCGTTTAATAAACACTATTTTTTTAATTATCATTTTGGGGATGATTGCCATTTCGGTAGTTTATTACAGGCAAAAGCGCAAGCAGCAAAAAATTAACCTGATGCTTGAAGAAAAAAACCGCGAAGTGGTGGAACAAAAAACCAGTATTGACGACCAGGCCCAGAAACTTAACGACCTGAATACTTTAAAGGACAGGCTGATCTCGGTTTTAGCACATGACCTGAGGGCGCCGTTAAGCACTTTACGCGGCCTGTTCAGCCTGTTGCAGGACGATACAATATCGCATCAGCAGTTACTTGACATGATACCCGGTGTGTTGAAGAAATTGGAATATACCTCCGATTTTCTGGATACTTTGTTGTTTTGGATAAACAGCCAGATGGAGAACTTTGAAAACTCCGCAAAAAGTTTTTATGTAAAGGATATTGTGGCATTTGAAGCCGAGAGTTACCACGAGCAGGCAGGTTTAAAAGGCATTACATTAATTGACAGCGTGCCGGATGATATTGTTGCATCGGCTGATCCGAACTCGATCAGGATAGTGATCAGGAACTTGATTACCAATGCCATCAAATTCTCTCGGGAGAATGATACCATCGAAATATCAGCTAAACGCCAGGATAAGCAAAACTATGTTATTACAGTAAGGGATACCGGCACGGGCATGAGCGAAGAACAGCTGAATAAATTATTTAAAAGCAAAGTGAACAGTAAAACCGGGACGAATAATGAATCGGGTACAGGTATGGGGATGTTATTTTGTAAGGATTTGGTTGAAAAGTGCAGCGGCCGCATATGGGTAACCAGTACACCCGGCCAGGGAACCTCATTTTCATTCACTGTGCCGCTGGGCGTTATAAATGAAACAAGGCTGGAGGTGGCTTGA
- a CDS encoding OsmC family protein, whose protein sequence is MKRTAHAHWNGTLQEGKGEITTQSTVLNNTQYSFKTRFADGIGTNPEELIAAAHAGCFTMAVGAALSQAGFKPNDLTTDAILDLDMASLSITGIHLDLKASAIDGVSEEKFKEVAEGAKANCIISKALSVPITLSVQYS, encoded by the coding sequence ATGAAACGTACAGCACATGCCCATTGGAACGGCACCCTTCAGGAGGGTAAAGGTGAAATTACCACACAAAGCACCGTTTTAAACAACACGCAGTATTCATTTAAAACCCGCTTTGCGGATGGTATCGGCACAAACCCCGAGGAACTGATAGCCGCCGCACATGCCGGCTGCTTTACTATGGCCGTAGGCGCCGCGCTAAGCCAGGCCGGCTTTAAACCCAACGACCTTACCACCGATGCTATTTTAGACCTTGACATGGCTTCTTTGAGCATCACAGGCATCCACCTTGATTTAAAAGCATCAGCAATTGATGGCGTAAGCGAAGAAAAGTTTAAAGAAGTTGCCGAAGGCGCAAAAGCAAACTGTATTATATCAAAAGCCCTGAGCGTTCCGATTACGCTGAGTGTGCAGTATTCTTAG
- the yihA gene encoding ribosome biogenesis GTP-binding protein YihA/YsxC encodes MIIKSAEFICSNTQISKLPPPVKAEYAFIGRSNVGKSSLINMLTSKKGLAKTSQTPGKTQLINHFLINDNWYIVDLPGYGYARASKSKKADWSKFIHTYLDKRESLQCVLVLIDSRLEPQKIDLEFCNWLGEKGLSFVLVFTKADKQSNLKTDQNVALFKKALLATFDDMPQYFITSSETQLGRDEILGFIGSINQNFEIPDYKS; translated from the coding sequence ATGATCATTAAATCAGCCGAATTTATTTGCAGCAATACCCAAATCTCCAAACTGCCGCCGCCTGTCAAGGCCGAATATGCTTTTATCGGCCGGTCCAATGTGGGCAAGTCATCGCTGATCAATATGCTCACCTCCAAAAAAGGGCTGGCAAAAACCTCGCAAACACCCGGTAAAACGCAGCTGATCAACCATTTTTTAATTAACGACAACTGGTATATCGTGGATTTGCCGGGTTACGGTTATGCCCGTGCATCAAAAAGCAAAAAAGCCGACTGGAGTAAATTCATCCATACTTACCTGGATAAGCGCGAAAGCCTGCAATGTGTGCTGGTGCTGATTGACAGCCGCCTTGAACCCCAAAAGATAGACCTTGAGTTTTGCAACTGGCTGGGCGAAAAGGGGCTTTCCTTCGTATTGGTGTTTACCAAGGCCGATAAACAATCGAACCTGAAAACCGACCAGAACGTTGCCCTGTTTAAAAAGGCTTTGCTTGCCACTTTCGACGATATGCCCCAATATTTTATTACTTCGTCCGAAACTCAATTAGGCAGGGACGAGATCCTCGGTTTTATCGGCAGCATTAACCAGAATTTCGAGATCCCCGATTATAAATCGTAG
- a CDS encoding VOC family protein yields the protein MEDYKIPAQTRIGHVHLKVSDLQKSLDFYCGLLGFDKVMQYGGQAAFISAGGYHHHIGLNTWQSLGAPPAPEYAPGLYHTAILYPERKDLAVILKRLIDAKYPITGASDHGVSEAIYLDDPDKNGVELYWDKPREEWPLDENGDLTMFTKRLDMQGLLKLAEK from the coding sequence ATGGAAGATTATAAAATACCCGCTCAAACCCGCATTGGCCACGTGCATTTAAAGGTGAGCGACCTGCAAAAGTCGCTTGATTTTTACTGCGGTTTACTGGGCTTTGATAAAGTAATGCAATACGGCGGACAGGCGGCCTTTATTTCCGCCGGGGGCTATCATCATCATATCGGTTTAAATACATGGCAGAGCCTTGGCGCACCGCCTGCCCCCGAATATGCACCGGGTTTGTATCATACTGCTATATTATATCCTGAAAGAAAGGACCTGGCGGTAATTTTAAAGCGCCTGATAGATGCCAAATACCCTATAACAGGTGCGTCTGATCATGGCGTATCCGAGGCTATTTACCTGGATGACCCTGACAAAAACGGCGTTGAGTTGTACTGGGACAAGCCCCGTGAAGAATGGCCGCTTGATGAAAACGGCGATTTAACCATGTTTACCAAAAGGCTGGACATGCAGGGGCTGTTAAAATTGGCTGAAAAATAA
- a CDS encoding Gfo/Idh/MocA family protein translates to MKETPESSRRGFIKKLGAASAAVAIGSNVFARDNKTGLFTYLKRTDSVSANDRINIALIGAGGQGSSDTETALQIPGIKLVAVCDLYDGRLADAKKRWGADIFTTKVYKEILARPDVDAVIIGTPDFWHQTISVDAMHAGKHVYCEKPMVHAITEGPAIIKAQKETGKVYQVGSQGVSSLGNEKAKELLKAGAIGQLNYAEGFWARRGAVEVWEYPIPADASPQTVDWETYVSNTVKRPFDEKRFFRWRNYVDYGTGMAGDLFVHLFSSLHFITGSLGPEKVYASGGLRFWHDGREVPDVLLGTFDYGETTVHPAFNLSLRCNFVDGTSGTTYLRLVGSEGAMDITWDDVVLKRNKTFQNDDPFYAEKMRNAGPGAVERKHMLPPEEITYAAEKGYLGGPYDHFNNFFNAIRNGGKVVEDATFGYRAAAPALLCNDSYFKNEAMHWDPVNMVVVKKG, encoded by the coding sequence ATGAAAGAGACACCAGAGTCCTCCCGCAGAGGTTTCATTAAAAAATTGGGCGCCGCCTCTGCTGCGGTAGCCATTGGATCAAATGTATTTGCCCGTGATAATAAAACAGGCTTATTTACTTACCTTAAACGTACCGATAGTGTTAGCGCAAATGACCGCATCAATATCGCCTTAATTGGCGCTGGCGGACAAGGTTCGTCTGATACCGAAACCGCTTTGCAGATTCCGGGGATCAAACTGGTGGCTGTTTGCGATTTGTATGATGGCCGCCTTGCCGATGCAAAAAAACGCTGGGGCGCCGATATTTTTACTACCAAAGTTTATAAAGAAATTTTGGCCCGGCCCGATGTTGACGCTGTAATTATAGGCACGCCCGATTTTTGGCACCAAACCATATCTGTCGACGCCATGCATGCCGGCAAACATGTTTATTGCGAAAAACCGATGGTGCATGCCATTACCGAAGGCCCGGCCATCATCAAAGCACAAAAGGAAACCGGGAAAGTTTACCAGGTAGGCAGCCAGGGCGTATCTTCGCTCGGCAACGAAAAGGCAAAAGAGTTACTAAAAGCGGGTGCCATCGGCCAGTTAAACTATGCAGAAGGATTTTGGGCCAGGCGTGGCGCGGTTGAAGTATGGGAATATCCTATCCCTGCCGATGCATCACCCCAAACGGTTGATTGGGAAACTTACGTAAGCAATACCGTAAAACGGCCGTTTGATGAAAAACGCTTTTTCAGGTGGCGCAATTATGTGGACTATGGCACAGGTATGGCAGGCGATCTTTTTGTGCACCTCTTCTCAAGCCTGCATTTTATAACCGGTTCCCTGGGTCCCGAAAAGGTATATGCCTCCGGCGGTTTGCGGTTCTGGCATGATGGCCGCGAAGTACCTGATGTTTTGCTGGGCACTTTTGATTATGGCGAAACAACCGTTCATCCGGCGTTTAACCTTAGCCTGCGCTGTAATTTTGTGGACGGCACCAGCGGCACCACCTATTTGCGCCTGGTAGGCAGCGAAGGCGCCATGGATATTACCTGGGACGATGTGGTATTGAAACGTAACAAGACTTTTCAAAACGACGATCCTTTTTATGCCGAAAAAATGCGTAATGCGGGCCCCGGCGCTGTGGAAAGAAAACATATGCTGCCACCCGAAGAAATTACCTACGCGGCTGAAAAAGGCTACTTAGGTGGCCCTTACGACCACTTTAATAACTTCTTTAACGCCATAAGAAACGGCGGAAAAGTAGTTGAAGATGCAACTTTTGGCTACCGTGCCGCGGCGCCAGCCTTGTTGTGTAACGACAGTTACTTTAAAAACGAAGCCATGCACTGGGATCCGGTGAATATGGTGGTAGTGAAAAAAGGATAG
- the ubiE gene encoding bifunctional demethylmenaquinone methyltransferase/2-methoxy-6-polyprenyl-1,4-benzoquinol methylase UbiE translates to MSKTVVPYQEDQGTKKEQVADMFNNISKTYDFLNHFLSLGIDIIWRKKAINELKSLQPKLILDVATGTGDFAFEALSILKPDKIIGVDISRGMLDIAQQKIDKRHESGRFEVKLGDSEKLPFEANIFDAVTVAYGVRNFENLEKGLADIQRVLKPGGKAVVLEFSKPKVFPVKQLYKFYFNYITPSIGKLFSKDARAYTYLPESVAAFPDGETFVALMDKTGFKNTKCRPLAFGICSIYTGIK, encoded by the coding sequence ATGAGCAAAACTGTAGTACCGTACCAAGAGGACCAGGGCACCAAAAAAGAACAGGTGGCCGATATGTTTAATAACATCTCCAAAACCTACGATTTTTTAAATCATTTTTTATCACTGGGTATTGATATCATCTGGCGCAAAAAAGCCATTAACGAGCTGAAAAGCCTCCAGCCCAAATTGATCCTTGACGTTGCCACCGGCACCGGCGACTTTGCCTTTGAGGCACTCTCCATCCTGAAGCCTGATAAAATTATAGGTGTCGATATTTCGCGCGGGATGCTGGATATCGCGCAGCAAAAAATTGATAAGCGCCACGAAAGCGGCAGGTTTGAAGTGAAGCTGGGCGACTCGGAAAAGCTGCCTTTTGAAGCAAATATTTTTGATGCCGTAACCGTTGCTTACGGTGTACGTAATTTTGAGAACCTTGAAAAAGGGCTGGCCGATATACAGCGGGTATTAAAACCCGGCGGAAAAGCAGTGGTGCTTGAGTTCTCAAAACCCAAAGTTTTCCCGGTAAAACAGTTGTATAAATTTTATTTCAACTATATTACACCATCAATTGGTAAATTATTTTCAAAAGATGCAAGGGCCTATACTTATTTGCCGGAATCGGTAGCTGCCTTTCCTGACGGAGAAACGTTTGTAGCGCTGATGGATAAAACAGGCTTTAAAAATACCAAATGCCGCCCCTTAGCGTTTGGTATCTGTTCCATATATACTGGTATTAAATGA
- the porT gene encoding type IX secretion/gliding motility protein PorT/SprT encodes MIKTWYLTIILFFLCSNLLLAQAPAWGGGADQNDLSFGFCFSYVNNYYKIVKKPDWRNPYFDPGVNRYITDSVNSISSKSTPGFAIGFITRYRLTDHIEARITPSLIFADRSLYYTYDTPSQNVTKSVQTTTVDLPLEFKLKSDRIQDFRAYMLGGIKYSQAVGRGQDQSNIDPLSRNVKNLSGFGSWEAGLGCDIYFEFFKLSPEIKISNSFGNVLAPGNEPFSTPISKLSLHTIMFSLYFE; translated from the coding sequence ATGATTAAAACCTGGTACCTAACCATTATTTTATTTTTTTTATGCAGTAATTTGTTGCTGGCACAGGCCCCTGCATGGGGTGGCGGCGCCGATCAGAACGACCTTAGCTTTGGCTTTTGTTTCAGCTACGTAAACAACTATTACAAAATTGTTAAAAAGCCCGATTGGCGCAACCCTTACTTTGACCCGGGCGTTAACCGTTATATTACCGATTCGGTGAACAGTATTTCTTCAAAATCCACCCCCGGTTTTGCCATCGGTTTTATTACCCGCTATCGCTTAACCGATCATATTGAAGCCCGTATAACCCCTTCCTTGATTTTTGCTGACCGCTCCCTGTATTACACCTATGATACCCCTTCGCAGAATGTAACCAAGTCTGTACAAACCACTACGGTTGACCTTCCCCTGGAATTTAAACTAAAGTCAGACAGGATCCAGGATTTCAGGGCCTATATGCTGGGTGGCATCAAATATTCGCAGGCGGTTGGCAGGGGGCAGGATCAATCCAATATCGACCCGCTTTCGCGAAATGTTAAAAATTTAAGCGGTTTCGGCTCCTGGGAAGCAGGCCTGGGCTGCGATATTTATTTTGAATTTTTTAAGCTATCGCCCGAAATAAAAATATCCAACTCATTTGGCAACGTGCTTGCGCCCGGCAATGAGCCGTTTTCGACCCCCATCAGCAAGCTATCGCTGCATACCATTATGTTTAGTTTGTATTTCGAGTAG
- a CDS encoding SDR family oxidoreductase, producing MSKIALITGATSGIGEACAHLFAREHYNLILTGRRGDRLDALAKKLNTKYNTEIAVCAFDVRDREQVISNLEELPAKWKKVNVLINNAGLSQGLDPIQNGSYDDWDTMIDTNVKGFLYVSKVVSNWMVEHKTGHIINLGSIAGKEVYPNGNVYCATKAAVDALNQAMRIDLVTQGIRVTAIHPGAVETEFSEVRFKGDKDRAKKVYAGFEPLVADDIAETIWFVVSRPPHVNINELTIMPTAQASATIISRK from the coding sequence ATGTCTAAAATTGCATTAATAACGGGAGCCACCTCAGGGATAGGCGAAGCTTGTGCACATTTATTTGCCCGCGAGCATTATAATTTAATATTAACAGGCCGGCGCGGCGACAGGCTGGATGCACTGGCCAAAAAACTGAATACCAAATACAATACCGAAATTGCAGTTTGTGCATTTGATGTGCGCGACAGGGAACAGGTGATCAGCAACCTGGAAGAGCTGCCGGCAAAATGGAAAAAAGTGAATGTGCTGATCAATAATGCCGGGCTGAGCCAGGGACTTGATCCCATCCAAAACGGAAGTTATGATGATTGGGACACGATGATAGATACCAATGTAAAAGGATTCCTTTACGTAAGTAAAGTGGTTTCAAACTGGATGGTTGAACATAAAACAGGGCATATCATCAATTTGGGATCAATAGCCGGCAAAGAAGTTTATCCTAACGGAAACGTATATTGTGCTACCAAAGCTGCCGTTGATGCTTTAAACCAGGCGATGCGGATAGACCTGGTGACACAAGGTATAAGGGTTACGGCGATTCACCCGGGGGCTGTGGAAACAGAGTTTTCGGAAGTGCGGTTTAAGGGGGATAAAGATCGGGCTAAAAAAGTTTATGCCGGATTTGAACCATTGGTTGCCGATGATATCGCCGAAACCATCTGGTTTGTGGTATCCCGCCCGCCCCATGTAAATATCAACGAATTAACCATTATGCCAACAGCCCAGGCTTCGGCTACGATAATTTCGAGGAAATAG
- a CDS encoding GatB/YqeY domain-containing protein, whose translation MSLINQVDQDIKQAMLAKQPDRLRGLRAIKSALLLARTEKGAAEELTEEAEIKVLQKLIKQRRESAEIYKTQNREDLYEIEMQEMQVIEPYLPKQMSTEEVESFLKELISRVGATSVKDMGKVMGAANKELAGKADGRTISEVVKKLLV comes from the coding sequence ATGTCATTAATTAACCAGGTAGACCAGGATATCAAGCAAGCCATGCTGGCCAAACAACCCGACCGTTTAAGGGGCTTGCGCGCCATCAAATCGGCCCTGCTTTTAGCAAGGACTGAGAAAGGTGCGGCAGAAGAACTGACCGAAGAGGCCGAAATAAAAGTACTGCAAAAGCTGATCAAGCAGCGCAGGGAGTCGGCAGAAATTTATAAGACCCAAAACAGGGAAGACCTTTACGAGATTGAGATGCAGGAAATGCAGGTGATTGAGCCATATCTGCCCAAACAAATGAGCACAGAGGAAGTTGAATCTTTTTTGAAAGAACTGATCAGCAGGGTAGGGGCCACCTCGGTAAAAGATATGGGTAAAGTGATGGGCGCAGCCAATAAGGAACTTGCAGGCAAAGCCGATGGCAGGACAATATCTGAAGTGGTGAAGAAGCTTTTGGTGTGA